The sequence CGGGAGCAAGAGCAGTCAATGCTACCGTTTTTATGATCAATTCAGAAGAAATTGAACCAAGTTGGTTCCAAGCTGTTAGTTTTGGATCCTATAGACCTCTTGTTTTGGAAAATGAAGGTACACCGGAAGCAAAAGCTTTTAACCGAAGGGTAGATATCATCATTCTAACTGAGAAGTCTACGAAACGGGCGCCAGGGGAAAGTAAATATGGACTACCTGACACTCGTTTGCCGAACACTGAAACAAATGTAGAAGGAGAATTTTAACATGGGTGACCGTGAAGTAGATGAAGAAGAAGGTGGGTTAGCCGAAGGTAGTTCCGCCTCTGCAGGGATGTCCCCCATTGTAAAATGGTTATTATACATTGCTGCTGCGATTTTCGGAATTATTATTGTAACCGTTATATCAATGTTTGTTGCTCAAAAAACGGCAACAAGTGTGTTTAAACAACAGAAGAATATCTCTCTTGTGAAAGCTCCCCCTCCTTTGGAAGTTTACACATTTCAAGAAGAATTTAGAGTAAACACATCTGATGTTGGTGAATCACACTTTGTAAAGTTAAAGATGTCTCTTGGATTTGAATCAGGTCAACCTGCACTTTCTGCGGAACTTGCTGCACGTGTGGCGCAAATGCAAAACATCATTAACCTTGTGATTGCTCGTAAAACAAAAGACGATTTAAAATCCATTACCAACCAGTTGGATTTACGTGAGGAAATCAAAGCCCACTTAAATCATATTTTGACCAATGGAAAAATCAAAGAAGTTTACTTTACCGAGTTCTTGGTAAACTAGGACTATGTCCGACCAAATCCTCGGTGTGATCCCCGCTCGTTTTGCGAGCACAAGATTTCCCGGAAAACCACTGGCCCTCATTGGCGAAAAACCGATGATCCAGTGGACCTACCATCACGCTTCACTCTCCAAGTCTATCCACCGTTTGGTGGTCGCTACCGATGAC comes from Leptospira harrisiae and encodes:
- a CDS encoding flagellar basal body-associated FliL family protein; the encoded protein is MGDREVDEEEGGLAEGSSASAGMSPIVKWLLYIAAAIFGIIIVTVISMFVAQKTATSVFKQQKNISLVKAPPPLEVYTFQEEFRVNTSDVGESHFVKLKMSLGFESGQPALSAELAARVAQMQNIINLVIARKTKDDLKSITNQLDLREEIKAHLNHILTNGKIKEVYFTEFLVN